One segment of Heteronotia binoei isolate CCM8104 ecotype False Entrance Well chromosome 18, APGP_CSIRO_Hbin_v1, whole genome shotgun sequence DNA contains the following:
- the RTN4RL1 gene encoding reticulon-4 receptor-like 1 yields MAAKGGEGRRAAQGGFSPWLVRQEGAAGSERVAQAREARLGKWLAITAAGGCLALLLGLLGLEVPPCGGCPSDCVCYPSPMTVSCQSHQLPAIPAGIPEASERVFLQNNRISLLLRGHFSRALVTLWLYSNNLTFVDPAAFEGFEHLEELDLGDNRELRALAPDTFRGLARLHALHLYKCGLASLPAGLFRGLHNLQYLYLQDNQLAALQEDLFGDLVNLSHLFLHGNRLRSLQQNTFRGLVNLDRLLLHQNRLQSVHRRAFHDLRRLTLLFLFNNSLAELPAEALAPLGALEYLRLNGNPWDCGCRLRSLWDWLRRFRGSSSAVPCEWPERSRGLDLKELRAQDFAACAGAESLHQGKGAPRRPPLLQASSAEKGKGASSSRKPAKSCPKGRNRTAKPASLGPGKAAQGEMQDQEHKLAFDLLPAGLPPKQKGKCPRTSLLPPSGVQRAAGGGVGNRGERAPGACLLLASLLACLAVLR; encoded by the exons ATGGCTGccaaggggggggagggcagaagggCGGCTCAGGGGGGCTTCTCGCCTTGGCTGGTGAGGCAAGAAGGGGCGGCGGGCAGCGAGCGGGTGGCACAAGCGAGAGAAGCGCGGCTGGGCAAATGGCTTGCGATTACGGCGGCAG GGGGTTGCCTGGCGCTGCTGCTGGGGCTGCTGGGGCTGGAGGTGCCCCCGTGCGGAGGCTGCCCGTCGGACTGCGTGTGCTACCCGTCGCCCATGACCGTGAGCTGCCAGTCGCACCAGCTGCCGGCCATCCCGGCGGGCATCCCCGAGGCCAGCGAGCGCGTCTTCCTGCAGAACAACCGCATCTCGCTGCTGCTGCGCGGCCACTTCAGCCGGGCGCTGGTGACCCTGTGGCTCTACTCCAACAACCTCACCTTCGTCGACCCGGCCGCCTTCGAGGGCTTCGAGCACCTGGAGGAGCTCGACCTGGGCGACAACCGCGAGCTGCGCGCCCTGGCCCCGGACACCTTCCGCGGGCTGGCCCGCCTCCACGCGCTGCACCTGTACAAGTGCGGCCTGGCCTCGCTGCCCGCCGGCCTCTTCCGGGGCTTGCACAACCTGCAGTACCTCTACCTGCAGGACAACCAGCTGGCCGCGCTGCAGGAGGACCTCTTCGGCGACCTGGTCAACCTGAGCCACCTCTTCCTGCACGGCAACCGCCTGCGCAGCCTCCAGCAGAACACCTTCCGCGGCCTGGTCAACCTGGACCGCCTGCTGCTCCACCAGAACCGGCTGCAGAGCGTCCACCGGCGCGCCTTCCACGACCTGCGCCGCCtcaccctcctcttcctcttcaacaacagcctggccgagCTGCCCGCCGAGGCGCTGGCCCCGCTCGGCGCCCTCGAGTACCTGCGCCTCAACGGCAACCCCTGGGACTGCGGCTGCCGCCTGCGCTCCCTCTGGGACTGGCTGCGGCGCTTCCGCGGCTCCAGCTCGGCCGTGCCCTGCGAGTGGCCCGAGCGCAGCCGCGGCCTGGATCTCAAGGAGCTGCGCGCCCAGGACTTCGCCGCCTGCGCCGGCGCCGAGTCCCTCCACCAGGGCAAGGGCGCCCCCCGCCGGCCCCCGCTGCTGCAAGCCTCGTCGGCCGAGAAGGGCAAgggcgcctcctcctcccgcaaGCCCGCCAAGAGCTGCCCCAAAGGCCGCAACCGGACCGCCAAGCCCGCCTCGCTGGGACCCGGCAAGGCCGCCCAAGGAGAGATGCAGGACCAGGAGCACAAGCTGGCCTTCGACCTGCTGCCCGCCGGCCTCCCCCCCAAGCAGAAGGGCAAGTGCCCGCGGACATCGCTCCTGCCCCCCAGCGGGGTCCAGAGGGCGGCGGGCGGCGGGGTGGGGAACCGGGGCGAGCGGGCTCCCGGCGCCTGCCTGCTGCTGGCCTCGCTCCTCGCCTGCCTCGCCGTCCTCCGCTGA